ATCCTTCCTTCAGTTTCGTATAATTTTTTACTTCTTTTTTATTTTTTAAAGCTCATGTTGTACTTATAAAAACTTTTTAACGATAAAGTTTTTATGGTTAGACAATACGAAAAAATTGAATTTCAAGATTTAATTTACAGCTTTTTTATAAAAGATAAGAAAGAAAAATTACATTGACTTATTTTCAATTTTTAAATCTTTTAGTATTTTTAAAACCACATTATAACCAGAAACTCCTACTACTTGACCACCAGGATAAGTGCCTGCTCCAGTTAAATACAAACCTTTTATAGGGGAAGAATAACCCCAACCCTTCATAGGTCTTCCATCAAAAAGATAAGGCTCTCTCATAGGCAAATGATTTAGATCACCACCAGGTAAAATATAATCTTTCTCAGCTTTTTCAGCAGTTAACTCTTCTTGATAAATTACGTTTCCTTTGAAAATATCTAAAGCCTCGTCTAAGTCTCCCATCATTTCCATAACATAACCTCCGATAGAATCATCTACAGCATACGGTAAGACTATTTCTCCTGCATCACAATCAATAATAGAAGACTTAAACTTAGCCAAATCTTCTGGCATTTTAGGCTCATTTTCAAAAATCAGATTATATTTAACCCAACCATACCTTCTGACAGGAAACTTAACGTTAATATCAGCTAACTTAACAGTTTCAGCAGGGCTTACAGCAGATACTATTAAATCAAAATCTTCTTCCTTATTATCAAATTTAATCCCTTTTACTTGATCATTTTTTGAAATAATTTTGTCTACTTTAGTATTTAGTCTAATTTTGACTCCTATTTTTTCAGCTTCTTCCTTGATCCTTTCAGCTACAGTTCCCATTCCTCCTTTTACGAAAGACCAATTAGCGTAAAAATAAGAAACTAAATAAGCAGGAGAATTTTCCATACTTGGATAGATAAAAAATCTATGATATTTCTTATTCGAGATATACTTGTTTAAGAACTCGCCAGAAGTTAACTTCATAATTTCTTCAACTCCTATTTTTTCAGCTTCCTCAGTAATTTCTTCCTTTGAAGGAGGAGTATCTACGAAAGTGAATTTCTCCTCTAGCATAGATTTAAATCTAGAAATTATATCTTCAAATTCTCCAAAATTTTCTTCTCCTATACTTTTTAATTCTTTTATTCTTCTTTCTCTATTCCTCCAAAAAGGAATAGGCTTATCGTCATAAATTATCTGAACTGGGTCTTGTTCAATAACTGGAATCTTGAACTCTTTGACTAACTTAGATGGCATTAAACCTAAAACATAAGAGGCCCTACTAATTTTCACTCCGTTTACAATTTCAGTATCAGCCATGCCTCCAACTTTAGATCTACCTTCAAAAACCGTAACGTCAAAACCATTTTTCCTCAAATAGTATGCAGAAATTAATCCATTATGACCAGCACCTATTACAGCAACCTTCATACTATATTAACTATCTTAGAGCAATAAAACTATTACGTTCTATTTTAAATTCTCTTTTTAGAATAATGAATTTAACAATATAGATATAAAGAGACTCAATTAACACTTAACTCATAATTAAATTATACAAGTATTAAATTTTCATGGGAATCTTGCTAAGCTTCCTTAAATAGCAGGAAGGGGATAATAAAAAATTTTTAAGTTAATACCTAAGCTTTACGGATATTATACTATATCACGATGAAAAAGTCGGTTTTTTAATCAAGTTATATACGTTATATTTATCTAATATTTAACAATTAGTTATTTATTTTTTGATATTTAAACCTTCTCTTCCTAAAGATTAATGATAATTATCATAAAACTTCGTAAAATTTTCATATTACCTTCATAGAGAATATAAAATAATATATACATAGTTAGGTTGACTTATTAAATAGTATTTAAAAATCTAAGGATTAAGAAAAATATTAAACGTTAATACGTCAACTTTTTTAAATTAAAGTTTAATTCGATTGATGTTAATAATTTTTATAAACTTATTGAGAGGTATATGAATTCAGATCACAAATGGCAAAGAAAGGCGGAAAGAAGCAAGGTCAACAACAAGGCGGAGAAAAGAAACAATAATAAGGAATAAAGATAACTAGATTTTAAAGTTATTATTTTTGCTTTTTTATCCCTATATTTTTCTATGTGCGTAAGACAGTATTTTTAGCTCCAATTATTCAATTAATGTGAAATAAGTCTTGTATCAGATAGTAATTATTTTATTTCTTTACTTCTCCATATAAATTCCATAAAACATTAGATATTCTAGCTTGTTCTGGAGTATACTCCAAATATCTAAATTGACCTTTCTTTTCACGGAAATCTATTAGGTAATTTGGAGTGAACTCCAAAAAATTAATTATAGACTTCTGGAGTATACTCCATAATGAAATTAGAAGATATTAAGAGCGTAATAAAGGACCAGAAAGAATCTCTTCAAATTCTCTTATCTAACTCTATAGAGAGGGACGTTCCGGATCTTCTTTCATATTTGACTATTCCCAATGTTCTAGTTATTTTAGGGGTTAGAAGGTCAGGCAAATCAACATTAGCAGGCTTACTCATGAAGGGAAAAAATTTTGGTTATGTTAATTTTGATGATGATCGTTTATCTCTAAATGTAGAAGACTTATGGAAAGTTGAGTCTGCGATCTACGAATTGTACGGAAATGTAGACTACTTTTTGTTTGATGAGATTCAAAATGTAAATGGTTGGGAAAGATTTGTATCTAGATTAAGAAACACCAAAAGAATTATAGTAACTGGCAGTAATTCTAAGTTATTATCTAATGAGTTAGGAACATCGCTAACGGGTAGACATGTAGACTTTACATTATTCCCTTTCTCTTTTAACGAATATTTAAGGTTTAGAAAAGTTAATTTAGAATATCCATTTACTACAAGAGAAATTGCGTTAATAAAAAGGTATTTAGAAGAATATTTAAATATTGGGGGATTCCCTGAAGCTCAAATACTTGGCAGAAAAATACTGGAAAGCATTTATAATGATATACTGTTCAAGGACATAGTGCAGAGGTTAAGAATTAAGCAAATTACTAAATTCAAAGATTTTTCTAGAGCTATAACTTCCCTATATTCTTCCGAAGTTTCTCTAAATAGAATAAGCAAAATGTTATCGATTGATTACAAGACCATAGATCAATGGTTTGACGGATTAGTAAATTCCTTTCTAGTTTATCCTTTAGAAAAATATAATCCAAAATTGGAAAGAATAAGAGAAAACAAGAAAATTTATGTTGTTGATCCAGGTTTAATACGATTAGTATCGATAAAAATAGATATAGGTAGAATTATGGAAAATATAGTATATATACAACTTATGAGAAAAAATCAATCGAGAAATGAATTATATTACTTTAAAGGAAAAGACTACGAGATAGATTTTGTAGATACTAAAAATAAGAGACTAATTCAAGTAACTTATGGTGATATTAAAGACAGAGAAATCAATGCATTAGTTAAAGCTAATGAAATATTTCAGGAATATGAAAAAATAATTATCAGTTGGGATATTGAAGATATCGTAAAGAAAGATAACCTAAAAATTAAAATAATACCATTATGGAAATTTTTACTACAGTCTTAAAACGCAAAAGTTCATCGTGATAATATTCTATACATAAAATATAACCGAGAATATTAACGAGCAGATTGTATTTTTAAAAATAAAAAAATTACTATTGATCAAACGGAAAAATAGTTATGAAAACGTACATATTTTTGACGTTTGAGTCCATCGTATTATTTACTATTATATTTAATATTATTGATTTATGCACATTCAAAGTGTATGGTATAGGCGTTGCCGAAACTAATGAAAAAGGTGAGGATACGTTTACAGATACAATGCCAACTGGTGGATACCTAATAGACGTTATATTTAAGGAGATCATATAATCTCCATTAAAACTTGCATTATAATTTAATGTAAGATAACAAGGAACACCTGCTAATGTGCAAATTTTATCAGTAAAGCTGTTAATTCCGTTAAATAAAACGTGAATTGCAACACCATTTACATCAATAATTAATGAATTATTTATTATGCTATTAGAAATATTAGTAGTAGAAGTACTAGTAGAAGTATTTAGTTGCTCTATATGATCTGATTTTACTGGAATTTTAGTATTTTCGACTGTATTCGAATTTTCACTATAGTATCTCATGGTAAGGATAAGTAACGAGAAAGTCAAAAGTAAAATGACTATTCCTATAATTTTTATTGTTTTTCCTGCTCTAAATATCGAGTTAATATTAGTGAAAACATCAAAATTCCATGTTGATTGATGAGATATCTTATTATTTATATACATAATTTGTTATTTATGTTTAAACATAAAAACTTTTTCCATATGTCATTTTTTAATGATAAAAAACTATTTGATAGAAAAACCAACAGCTAGAATTCAGCTATAGCTCTTACTGGAGCTCCGTCAACTCCTTTCAATTTAAGAGGAAGGCAAGTGAATTTTACAACTTTATTTAAAATTTTTTCTAGGTTATTGGATAAATTTTCTACAATTAGAATATCATTCTTTAAAAGAAAACGATGAACCTCACTATTTCCTATACTTGGCGAATCTATACCTACTAGCTTATATCCTTTTTCAACAATTTCCATAGCTTCATCTACTGTAATTTCAGATTCTTTAAGTTTTAAATCACAATTTTTATAACCAGAATAAATTAGCAGGAAATCAACATTATCTGGTTTATCTGGAATTTTGCCAGGATAACTAAAAACTATCGCATTACCAATAAACCTAGAAATTTCATATTTATCCAAAGTTTTTCCATTTTCAATAAAATGAGATTGAACATCCACATGAGTACCAGTATGAGTACCTAAAAACAAAGAATGAATAACATAATCCTCTATCCTTATTTCGGAAATTTTAGGTTTTGGATCTCCGGGAAAAACTGGCATATTTTCTTCTATACATTCCGTTAAGTCTATAATCATACAAAAATAATTCAATAAGAAGTTATATATAAAGTATAAAGCAGGAAAATCAAGGATAAAAACTACTACTACGATTTCTTAATAATTTTGTATTTTATTCTCCAATTAGCTATTATTATACTAGTTACTATCAATGAGGTAATCATTGCAATAAATAGAGGTTCTTCTAATTGAGGTTTAGCATGTATGAAGAAATTTAAGGGAAATAGAAAATACACTAACGGAAAAAGGTATGAAAATATGTTATCCTCACTTTTTTCTTTACTTCCTCTAATTAAAGAGTAAATTATAATTATTACTAAAGATACAATGAACCATCCTACAAAGTTAGTTATTGGAATTCCAAAATAGTCTAGAATAGAAGTCTTCCAGGTCCAATATCCAGCCGAAACCATAATTGGATCTACTGAAAGGTCAATAATTACCATAAGAAAAGAAAAAATAATTATCTTCTCTTTTTCAGGAAAATTAAATATAGCTAAATAAGATAAGAACGAAAAAATTCCCCATCCAAATACTACGAAAATTGGAACTCCGAAAACATAAGGAGGAAAATTATACACGTAATGCCCAAACGGAATCCCTGTGGACAAACCTAATCTCTCAAATGCAAAACCTATTATTGAACCTAATAAAAAGATAATCATAAAGTCCCTCTTTTTGAAAGATAATAGAATTAAAGAAACTATGGATGCTATAAAAAAGACTAGTAATAATCCATCAAATATAATTCCCAGACAAAGTAATATAAACGAAATTAAATATAGTCTATCCACATTACCATTTTTTAATTGTCAGTAAAATGCTTTTACACATGGGCACCTTGTATTTTCTGGGCTAAGTTAATAGCTTTCGATTAATATTTTATTACTTCTTTACGTATCATTTTATATTATTCATTATTTTAATCTTTAATAAAAAATTAAGGAAAAAGTTATATTTCTTTTCACTTACTCTTACTCATGTATATAGATGCTCATACTCATGTATGGTTTAAGGAAGTTCTTCCTCAAAATTTTCCCTCTCCTGGGTATACCTTTAAGCCCTTTTCTTTACAAGACGTAATTAAAGAAATGGATGAGGCTAACATAGATTACATTGTAATCATAGCTTATTCTTCTAGGATAGTGTGGAATACTAAAGAAGATTTTGCTATTAATACGATAAAATTTCTAAAAGATTATAAAAATAGATTTTCTGTAGTAGGAGGAGTTGAAGTGGAGAAGCTAAGTAAAGAAGAAGCAAAATTCTGGATCGAAAAACAATACGAAGCAGGAGTTTCAGGTTTTAAGATTCATCCAGTCCATTCATGGATTAAACCTAATGCTTATAGAGAAGAAGAAGGTGGAATAGAAAATTTAAGAATTTTATACGAATTTGCAGAAGATAATAACTTACCGGTAATAATTCACACTGGAACTAGCTCATTTTCGATGTCAAGAAATAAATACGGAGATCCCATCTTTCTAGATGACATAGCAGTAGATTTTCCCAAGCTAAAAATAGTCATGGCTCATATGGGAAGACCAAACTGGATATCCACAGCTTTCCAATTATGCAGAATAAGGAACAATATATACGCAGAAATTTCTTCAATACCTCCTAAAAAACTCCTAGAATACATTCCTAGGCTAGAGATATTGAAAGACAAGTTAATATATGGAAGCGATGTTGGAGGTCCAGGAGTTAAAGGATTAAGAGAAAACCTCTATGAATTCCTTTCTTTAAATATAAGCGATGAGACAAAGAAGTTAGCTACAAGCATTAATCCCAGAATATATAAAACACTAGCCTAAGGGCTATGAATTACTTTTGTCTTTGCCAGGCCTTAAAGTGTTTCTAAAGTTATCTCTTGTATTTTGTAATAGAAAAATTAATAATAAAAGATAGCTCTTTGTGTAAATTAAACAGAATTTAAGACAAAAAATGAATATTTTATGGTGGTTTTACGTCTATTGCTGCTACTGGACATACATTAACGCAGGCCATACAGAATATGCAAGCTTGTTCATTAATTGGATCAGCCTTCTTCTCAGAAGCAGGATGTCCTGGCGTATCATACCATTGAAACACATTAACAGGACATGCAGTAAGGCATGATCCATCTGCAGTACATAAGTCAAAATCTACTCCAACAATAGTACCATGAATTCCAAGAACTTTTGGCGGTTCTACTGGACCATACACTTTATGCCCTTCATGATCTCCTGCTTGAGGTCTACTCGTCCTGTAATTCGGATCTATACCCATTAAATCACCAATATTCTTCTAGGTTTTTTCATAAATAAAGTTTTTTATTTATACTTTCATAATTCATTCAAAAATCTTTCTATTCAAATTTAATAAGATTTATATCTATCATTATAAATATTTATAATAAGACTTGAGATTTGATTATACACTTTTCAGTAATTGCCAAAAAGAAATTAAGAATGAATTTAGGAGATTTAAAAACATTTAGCTATCATAGAGCAATTTATGAGAAATAGTTTGAGTAAAATCTATCATTTGTAATTAATCTATTTAATGAAAAAATTAGTTAGATTTTTGCAGATTTTATTCCCCAGAAGAAGAATCCTATTGAAGATACTGCAGCTATCAAACTTCCTTCATAGAAGTTCACTATTCCAACACTATTAATATAAGTTAAAAATGTTAAAAATGCTATAAAAGTAATATACCAAATAGCATTAATAACATCTTCCTTTATTTTAAAAATCGCTGAAAATATTATACTGGCAGCAGTAAGTAATAGTACTGCATAAGGAACTGAAGGCCATCCACTCCAAAAGATAATTAATGAAGAAAAGATAAACGCTAATAAAGCAACTGCACTAGGAAATGGAATTATAGGATTTATCTTCTTCTTAGATATTAATGCTTGCATTGCTACTGGATTTGCAGAAAATCCCAGATAACCTGCTACTACGCTATCTGAAATTAAACCATAAATTGTAGGGATTGGCGCTGCAATATAAGTCAATATTCCTCCAGTAATTAAGAACACAATTAAAGACCATAATGGTATAGAATATTTATTTAATTCCTGAATCTTTCCTGGAACATAATTAGACCTACTCATAGAAAACAAAACCCTTATTCCTCCTCCTTGATAAATATAACCGGTAACAAATGGACCTAGCACTCCTATAATTACAGTAAGAAGAAGTAAAGTAGATAGTTTTTCTGATCCTGCAATATCAATGAAAGGATTCCCAGGTAAAGACGAAAGACTACTCCAATCTCCTAGGGATACTCCAATCTTAGTCCAATCTAATGCGCCTATAAAAGCGATGGCGAATAGCAAATAAATTGCAGTTTGCCCTATAACAGTGTAGACTATCGCTTTATCCAGTATTTTATGGTCTTTAACTTCTTCTGAATAATCTGGTAATACTCTTATTCCTCCAAATGCAAACATTGCTAAAGGTATTGCTGAAAAAATACCAGCAAACCCAAATGGAGCAAAACCTCCAAAATTAGTGAAATTAGAATAATGAAAAAGAAATATAATAAATCCTATTGCAACAATTAAATAAATAGCTAATTTTATTATCCCTAATGTAGTCGTAGATTGTCCAAAAAATTTAACTGAGAAGTAATTAAATGGAACGAAAGCTAGCATTATAATTACTCCAACTATTGCTCCTAATGTAGTAGGAAAACCTTGAGAATTGATGAGAGAAGGATAAAAATAATCTAAAGCTTCAACTACTGCTAAAGCTTCTATTGGTGGAATAAATAAATACCATATTAAATCAGAAAAAGCATTAATCATATTAGTTATCCTTCCATGGGAGTAAAGTGGATATCTCGATGGGCCTCCAGCTTCAGGATAATGAATAGATAACTGAACATAAGTTAATCCTATAAATAAGTAGAAAATTCCTCCTAATAACCATGAAATTACTATTGCTGGACCAGCTAAAGCTGCCATTCCAGTTGAGCTGAAGAGTACTCCAGTTCCAACTGCACCAGCTATTCCTATTACTATTAAATTGATTAATGATAATTCTTTTCGTAAAGAATTAACATACTTTTTCTCCATGAGAGAAATTAAAAATTATGAGACATATAAGCTTTAAAAAAACTTTTTGAAGATTTTTCATAAGTTAGGAGATAAAATTAAATAAATATTACATTGATGAAGGAAAGAAAATGGAAAAACTAAAAATGTTTTATGTTTCATAAAAATTATTTATCTTATGTAATCAAAATTCATAGAGAGGATTGTTAGATAAGTATTCCATAATTCGCTACTCTTTAGTAACATATTTTTCGTGTATAATGTTACTAACTTTAGGCTATTTCCTTTATTAGAAAATTTATTATTAGAAAAATTTTTATCAAATATCATACTATGGGTAAATAAAATAGATTGCCAACTTAGTCATTTTACTAAACTGCTTAAGTATTTTCCAGTATTTTCATCTTCACAGAAAATATACACACTTTTTATTCCTCTTGTAAGCATTATATAGTATCTATTATGTAAAAGCGTAATAGCTTTCTGCTTGTCCTTTTTTGCAATTGCTTTTAGCGAAAAATATCTTCCACCAATATTATCAGTTATAGGTTCAGAATTTATATCCCATCTTCCTCTCCATATTAAATCTCTACCCCACACTACACCTACATAATCAGCCTCAAATCCTTGTGCCCCGTAAACAGATGCACAATACGAAAGAGGA
This genomic window from Acidianus manzaensis contains:
- a CDS encoding phytoene desaturase family protein, whose protein sequence is MKVAVIGAGHNGLISAYYLRKNGFDVTVFEGRSKVGGMADTEIVNGVKISRASYVLGLMPSKLVKEFKIPVIEQDPVQIIYDDKPIPFWRNRERRIKELKSIGEENFGEFEDIISRFKSMLEEKFTFVDTPPSKEEITEEAEKIGVEEIMKLTSGEFLNKYISNKKYHRFFIYPSMENSPAYLVSYFYANWSFVKGGMGTVAERIKEEAEKIGVKIRLNTKVDKIISKNDQVKGIKFDNKEEDFDLIVSAVSPAETVKLADINVKFPVRRYGWVKYNLIFENEPKMPEDLAKFKSSIIDCDAGEIVLPYAVDDSIGGYVMEMMGDLDEALDIFKGNVIYQEELTAEKAEKDYILPGGDLNHLPMREPYLFDGRPMKGWGYSSPIKGLYLTGAGTYPGGQVVGVSGYNVVLKILKDLKIENKSM
- a CDS encoding ATP-binding protein, with protein sequence MKLEDIKSVIKDQKESLQILLSNSIERDVPDLLSYLTIPNVLVILGVRRSGKSTLAGLLMKGKNFGYVNFDDDRLSLNVEDLWKVESAIYELYGNVDYFLFDEIQNVNGWERFVSRLRNTKRIIVTGSNSKLLSNELGTSLTGRHVDFTLFPFSFNEYLRFRKVNLEYPFTTREIALIKRYLEEYLNIGGFPEAQILGRKILESIYNDILFKDIVQRLRIKQITKFKDFSRAITSLYSSEVSLNRISKMLSIDYKTIDQWFDGLVNSFLVYPLEKYNPKLERIRENKKIYVVDPGLIRLVSIKIDIGRIMENIVYIQLMRKNQSRNELYYFKGKDYEIDFVDTKNKRLIQVTYGDIKDREINALVKANEIFQEYEKIIISWDIEDIVKKDNLKIKIIPLWKFLLQS
- a CDS encoding cyclase family protein; translated protein: MIIDLTECIEENMPVFPGDPKPKISEIRIEDYVIHSLFLGTHTGTHVDVQSHFIENGKTLDKYEISRFIGNAIVFSYPGKIPDKPDNVDFLLIYSGYKNCDLKLKESEITVDEAMEIVEKGYKLVGIDSPSIGNSEVHRFLLKNDILIVENLSNNLEKILNKVVKFTCLPLKLKGVDGAPVRAIAEF
- a CDS encoding carotenoid biosynthesis protein, with translation MDRLYLISFILLCLGIIFDGLLLVFFIASIVSLILLSFKKRDFMIIFLLGSIIGFAFERLGLSTGIPFGHYVYNFPPYVFGVPIFVVFGWGIFSFLSYLAIFNFPEKEKIIIFSFLMVIIDLSVDPIMVSAGYWTWKTSILDYFGIPITNFVGWFIVSLVIIIIYSLIRGSKEKSEDNIFSYLFPLVYFLFPLNFFIHAKPQLEEPLFIAMITSLIVTSIIIANWRIKYKIIKKS
- a CDS encoding amidohydrolase family protein, producing the protein MYIDAHTHVWFKEVLPQNFPSPGYTFKPFSLQDVIKEMDEANIDYIVIIAYSSRIVWNTKEDFAINTIKFLKDYKNRFSVVGGVEVEKLSKEEAKFWIEKQYEAGVSGFKIHPVHSWIKPNAYREEEGGIENLRILYEFAEDNNLPVIIHTGTSSFSMSRNKYGDPIFLDDIAVDFPKLKIVMAHMGRPNWISTAFQLCRIRNNIYAEISSIPPKKLLEYIPRLEILKDKLIYGSDVGGPGVKGLRENLYEFLSLNISDETKKLATSINPRIYKTLA
- a CDS encoding 4Fe-4S dicluster domain-containing protein, producing MGIDPNYRTSRPQAGDHEGHKVYGPVEPPKVLGIHGTIVGVDFDLCTADGSCLTACPVNVFQWYDTPGHPASEKKADPINEQACIFCMACVNVCPVAAIDVKPP
- a CDS encoding APC family permease yields the protein MEKKYVNSLRKELSLINLIVIGIAGAVGTGVLFSSTGMAALAGPAIVISWLLGGIFYLFIGLTYVQLSIHYPEAGGPSRYPLYSHGRITNMINAFSDLIWYLFIPPIEALAVVEALDYFYPSLINSQGFPTTLGAIVGVIIMLAFVPFNYFSVKFFGQSTTTLGIIKLAIYLIVAIGFIIFLFHYSNFTNFGGFAPFGFAGIFSAIPLAMFAFGGIRVLPDYSEEVKDHKILDKAIVYTVIGQTAIYLLFAIAFIGALDWTKIGVSLGDWSSLSSLPGNPFIDIAGSEKLSTLLLLTVIIGVLGPFVTGYIYQGGGIRVLFSMSRSNYVPGKIQELNKYSIPLWSLIVFLITGGILTYIAAPIPTIYGLISDSVVAGYLGFSANPVAMQALISKKKINPIIPFPSAVALLAFIFSSLIIFWSGWPSVPYAVLLLTAASIIFSAIFKIKEDVINAIWYITFIAFLTFLTYINSVGIVNFYEGSLIAAVSSIGFFFWGIKSAKI